One part of the Pyrinomonadaceae bacterium genome encodes these proteins:
- a CDS encoding class I SAM-dependent methyltransferase: MDEQLRTEFNEWARAGKGESMERGHRPVGEQALARMDVPTDARVLDVGCGSGWATRLLADYAAKGRVTGIDISDEMVRLAAESSQAYTNVDFKTASAEQLPFADNEFTHAFSMESLYYYADIAKALGEIHRVLKPGGLFVAVVDMYWESDATHQWVEMLNVPVQLLSIQEYRSLFEGARFEHVSDERILDPRPVPDDYTSGSFKSRDDYVKYRDTGSLMISGKAAK; this comes from the coding sequence ATGGACGAACAACTTCGCACTGAATTCAACGAGTGGGCGCGCGCCGGTAAAGGTGAAAGTATGGAGCGCGGTCATCGGCCGGTTGGCGAGCAGGCCCTGGCGCGCATGGATGTGCCAACGGATGCGCGCGTGCTGGATGTCGGGTGCGGTTCGGGGTGGGCCACGCGCCTCCTGGCTGATTACGCCGCCAAGGGCCGCGTTACCGGCATCGATATTTCCGACGAGATGGTCCGGCTTGCGGCTGAGTCCTCTCAAGCCTACACAAATGTGGATTTTAAAACGGCCAGCGCCGAGCAGCTGCCGTTCGCTGATAACGAATTCACGCACGCTTTCTCAATGGAGTCGTTGTATTACTACGCGGACATCGCGAAAGCCCTAGGAGAAATTCATCGCGTGCTCAAACCCGGCGGTCTGTTCGTCGCCGTGGTTGATATGTATTGGGAAAGCGATGCGACGCATCAATGGGTCGAGATGTTGAATGTTCCGGTGCAGCTGCTCAGCATCCAGGAGTATCGTTCGCTGTTCGAGGGCGCGCGCTTCGAGCATGTGAGTGACGAACGCATTCTGGATCCGCGGCCGGTGCCGGATGATTACACCAGCGGCTCGTTCAAAAGCCGCGACGATTACGTGAAGTATCGAGACACAGGGTCGCTGATGATCAGCGGGAAGGCCGCGAAATGA
- the asnS gene encoding asparagine--tRNA ligase, which yields MTEAIKTQTVNLTDRPQTYINDLAKHIGEEVTLKGWLYNMRSSGKLMFPQLRDGTGVVQCVVVKNSIAPEVWDALKPLGQESSLVVHGRVREDARAPGGFEIDVINAEVVHAAHDFPITPKEHGPEFLLDHRHLWLRSRKQHAILKVRATVIRAVQDYLDDHGFTRCDTPIFTPAACEGTSTLFEVDYFGDEKAYLTQSGQLYNEATAAAFGKAYCFGPTFRAEKSKTRRHLTEFWMLEPEMAYATLDDVMDLSEQLLSYIAARVLEDRKEELKTLERDTSKLEGIVPPFPRLHYDDAVKILHEGFEQGALENKFEWGGDLGAPDETFISSKFDKPVMVHHYPAAVKAFYMKRDPEHDEYALGVDVLAPEGYGEVIGGGERSTSIEFLEKQIAEHGLPKEAFEWYLDLRRYGSVPHGGFGMGVERVTSWMCGNEHVREAIPFPRMLNRLRP from the coding sequence ATGACTGAAGCTATCAAAACTCAAACTGTTAACCTGACGGACCGGCCGCAGACCTACATAAACGATCTTGCGAAGCACATCGGCGAGGAAGTCACGCTGAAGGGCTGGCTCTACAACATGCGTTCGAGCGGCAAGTTGATGTTTCCGCAGCTGCGTGACGGAACCGGCGTCGTGCAATGCGTGGTCGTCAAGAACTCAATCGCGCCCGAAGTGTGGGACGCATTAAAGCCTTTGGGACAGGAATCCTCTTTGGTAGTGCACGGTCGCGTCCGCGAAGACGCGCGCGCCCCCGGTGGTTTTGAGATCGATGTCATTAACGCCGAAGTGGTGCACGCGGCCCACGATTTTCCGATTACCCCGAAGGAACACGGTCCGGAGTTTCTGCTGGATCACCGGCACCTCTGGCTCCGTTCGCGCAAGCAGCACGCAATTCTGAAGGTGCGCGCAACGGTCATCCGCGCGGTGCAGGATTACCTTGACGATCACGGATTTACACGTTGCGACACCCCCATCTTCACTCCCGCAGCTTGCGAGGGGACCAGCACGCTTTTTGAAGTCGATTACTTCGGCGACGAAAAGGCGTACCTGACGCAGTCCGGCCAGCTTTACAACGAAGCGACCGCCGCGGCCTTCGGAAAAGCTTACTGTTTCGGCCCAACGTTCCGCGCCGAGAAATCGAAGACGCGCCGCCACCTGACTGAATTCTGGATGCTTGAGCCGGAGATGGCTTACGCCACCCTCGACGACGTGATGGATTTATCTGAGCAGCTCCTGTCATACATCGCCGCGCGCGTGCTGGAAGATCGAAAAGAGGAACTCAAAACCCTCGAACGCGACACTTCAAAACTGGAAGGCATCGTGCCGCCGTTTCCGCGGCTGCACTATGACGATGCGGTGAAGATTCTGCATGAGGGGTTCGAGCAGGGCGCACTGGAAAACAAGTTCGAGTGGGGTGGCGATTTGGGCGCGCCCGACGAGACTTTCATCTCAAGCAAGTTCGATAAACCGGTGATGGTGCATCACTACCCAGCTGCAGTGAAAGCTTTTTACATGAAGCGCGATCCAGAGCACGACGAATATGCCCTCGGCGTCGATGTTTTGGCCCCTGAAGGCTACGGCGAAGTGATTGGTGGCGGTGAACGTTCGACCTCGATTGAATTTCTCGAGAAGCAAATCGCGGAGCACGGCCTGCCGAAAGAGGCCTTTGAGTGGTACCTCGATCTGCGTCGTTACGGTAGCGTCCCGCACGGCGGATTCGGTATGGGGGTAGAACGGGTGACTTCGTGGATGTGCGGGAACGAGCACGTTCGCGAAGCGATCCCGTTTCCGAGAATGCTCAATCGGTTAAGACCTTAA
- a CDS encoding phosphotransferase, translating into MSSATKAAGTLSDTPQARLEKYLAQQPAKGEVVPLTPDASTRVYFRVPWKRGTAVAAVYPDAFDETVQPYLDVTRLFLECNLPVPEILDVDGGAGIIIQEDLGDNQLCRVFETTSEDEREALLEQAIEIIARIQAATAKAFERDSICSRLAFDEAKLEWELNFFFEHYFGSYRKENLAHGQAAELKVELNDIAAELAARPRVMCHRDFHSFNLMMDPRGRLRIIDHQDARMGPATYDLVSLLLDRVTCSPSLAEIREHRLFLLNARERLNLAAYDPDDFSMEFRLMTVQRCLKACGTFSYQTGVRGRVEPYKQFINPMLEITLNAAEWLDRFPVLQRMIRERIGQ; encoded by the coding sequence ATGAGTTCAGCGACAAAAGCGGCCGGAACTCTCTCTGACACGCCGCAAGCGCGTCTGGAAAAATATCTGGCGCAACAGCCGGCGAAGGGTGAAGTTGTGCCTCTCACGCCGGACGCTTCGACGCGCGTATATTTTCGCGTTCCGTGGAAGCGCGGGACGGCCGTCGCGGCGGTTTACCCTGATGCATTCGACGAGACTGTCCAGCCGTACCTCGACGTAACGCGACTGTTCCTTGAATGCAACCTGCCCGTGCCGGAAATCCTCGACGTGGACGGCGGCGCCGGAATCATTATTCAGGAAGATTTGGGCGACAATCAGTTGTGCAGAGTCTTCGAGACTACGTCTGAAGACGAGCGGGAAGCTCTATTGGAGCAAGCGATCGAGATTATTGCCCGGATTCAAGCAGCAACGGCGAAAGCCTTCGAACGCGATTCCATCTGTAGCCGGCTCGCTTTTGATGAAGCGAAACTGGAATGGGAACTAAACTTTTTTTTCGAACATTATTTTGGCAGTTATCGCAAAGAGAACCTTGCGCACGGCCAGGCGGCTGAGCTCAAAGTAGAGCTGAACGACATCGCCGCTGAATTGGCAGCGCGCCCGCGCGTGATGTGTCACCGCGACTTTCACTCATTCAATCTGATGATGGATCCGCGGGGGCGCTTACGTATCATCGATCATCAGGACGCGCGCATGGGTCCCGCAACCTACGACCTCGTTTCCTTGCTGCTCGATCGCGTCACCTGCTCGCCATCGCTGGCCGAAATTCGCGAACATCGATTGTTCCTCCTCAATGCTCGGGAGCGGTTAAATCTGGCGGCGTACGATCCAGACGACTTTTCAATGGAATTCAGATTGATGACGGTGCAGCGATGCCTGAAGGCGTGCGGCACTTTTTCATATCAGACTGGAGTACGCGGACGAGTAGAACCGTACAAGCAATTTATTAATCCGATGCTCGAAATTACTCTGAACGCGGCTGAATGGCTGGATCGGTTCCCGGTATTGCAGCGGATGATTAGAGAGAGAATCGGGCAGTAG
- a CDS encoding NDP-sugar synthase, whose amino-acid sequence MKSMILAAGYGERLWPLTADRGKPALPVLGKPLVGYVAEYLAQNGVTESVVNLHHRPETVRASLGDGSKFGLHLEYVYEPVILGTSGGLDNAREFFQDGTFICVNGKIITDIDLHAAIETHRKQKALATLVLKRNKRRERFSMVEAADGLVTRFAGMPQPAAEDDAEAPLMFTGIHILEPRIFDYIPRDVFSDSVVHVYPQAMAKGERIAAYVGEGKWHELSTLQRYLGISLDLLAAQDRNAFSGDRTQVAPKAKIRDAILWNDVEVENGASVTRSVIGDGVSVRAHEAFEDSIVVRAELVHDTMAPPKALKGSFQDDKFVVPLSQ is encoded by the coding sequence ATGAAATCGATGATCCTCGCCGCCGGTTACGGCGAACGGCTCTGGCCTTTGACCGCAGATCGCGGCAAGCCGGCGCTGCCCGTCTTAGGCAAGCCACTGGTCGGCTATGTCGCTGAATACCTGGCCCAGAACGGCGTCACCGAGAGCGTTGTTAACCTGCATCATCGGCCTGAAACGGTGCGCGCGTCGCTGGGCGACGGTAGCAAGTTTGGATTGCACCTTGAGTATGTGTACGAGCCGGTGATCCTCGGAACGAGTGGGGGACTGGATAACGCGCGCGAGTTCTTTCAAGACGGCACGTTCATCTGCGTCAACGGAAAAATCATTACTGACATCGATTTGCATGCGGCAATCGAAACCCATCGAAAGCAGAAGGCATTGGCGACGTTAGTGCTGAAACGAAATAAGCGTCGCGAGCGGTTCAGCATGGTAGAGGCCGCCGACGGGTTGGTGACGCGGTTTGCTGGAATGCCGCAGCCGGCTGCAGAAGACGACGCTGAGGCGCCGCTGATGTTCACCGGCATTCACATTCTCGAGCCGCGCATCTTCGATTACATTCCGCGCGACGTTTTTTCGGACTCAGTCGTTCACGTGTACCCGCAGGCAATGGCCAAAGGCGAGAGAATCGCAGCGTATGTCGGCGAAGGAAAGTGGCACGAGCTCTCAACTTTGCAGCGTTATCTCGGCATTAGTTTGGATTTACTCGCGGCGCAGGACCGAAACGCTTTTTCCGGAGACAGGACTCAGGTCGCTCCGAAGGCGAAAATCCGTGACGCTATTCTTTGGAACGACGTCGAGGTCGAAAACGGCGCCAGCGTCACACGATCGGTGATCGGAGATGGCGTTAGCGTGCGCGCTCACGAGGCCTTCGAAGATTCAATCGTCGTCCGGGCCGAACTCGTCCACGACACGATGGCGCCGCCGAAAGCTTTGAAAGGCAGCTTTCAGGACGACAAGTTTGTAGTGCCTTTATCGCAGTGA
- a CDS encoding glycoside hydrolase family 3 N-terminal domain-containing protein: MPNNHLASLPFEQQIGQFFFIGLPGTEIDEETRKLIEEIKPGGLIIFGRNVESPEQLRKLLDDGRRLVPTEPLCAIDQEGGLVDRLREIFPPMPSARAIRQHGDLAGARKLGRVTGELLRMLGFHLNFAPVMSIITEARSKLTNGLYSRSFGRSPGEVLGYTTVYMRGLQGSGLLGCLKHFPGIGAGEVDSHIEMPLVPLTRDDLMSQDLAPYIELFQRADDRVRVVMVSHGGFPNIDIKKGTTHGLVAPASINSNIVTQLLRQELGYRHLVVTDDLEMGAIAKQYEIEDASVKAFTAGEDMLLICATPETIRRGYQGLLKAARDGKISEKRIQASLKRISATKTLAQPPLPLDMDKYNRLSDEIRELNVTLEYRYPGESNVT; this comes from the coding sequence ATGCCGAACAACCATCTCGCGTCGCTTCCGTTTGAACAACAAATTGGCCAGTTCTTCTTCATCGGCTTGCCGGGGACCGAAATCGATGAAGAGACTCGCAAACTGATCGAAGAGATTAAGCCGGGTGGCCTCATCATCTTCGGCCGCAACGTCGAGTCACCTGAGCAATTACGCAAGCTGCTCGATGACGGCCGAAGACTGGTGCCGACAGAACCGTTGTGCGCCATCGATCAGGAAGGCGGCCTGGTCGATCGTCTGCGTGAGATTTTCCCGCCGATGCCTTCGGCCCGCGCGATTCGCCAACACGGCGATCTGGCCGGCGCGCGTAAACTCGGCCGCGTGACCGGCGAGTTGCTGCGCATGCTCGGCTTCCATCTTAACTTCGCGCCGGTCATGTCGATCATCACTGAAGCGCGCAGCAAGCTGACGAACGGTCTCTACTCGCGTTCATTCGGCCGGTCACCCGGAGAAGTACTCGGCTACACAACTGTCTATATGCGCGGGTTGCAGGGCTCGGGCTTACTCGGTTGTTTGAAGCACTTCCCCGGGATTGGCGCCGGCGAAGTCGATTCCCACATCGAGATGCCGCTCGTGCCGCTTACCCGAGACGATTTGATGTCCCAGGATCTCGCGCCTTACATCGAACTCTTCCAGCGTGCCGACGATCGTGTGCGCGTCGTGATGGTTAGCCACGGGGGCTTTCCGAACATCGACATCAAGAAAGGCACGACGCACGGCCTCGTGGCTCCCGCTTCGATTAATTCCAACATTGTGACGCAGTTGCTGCGTCAGGAACTCGGTTACAGACACCTGGTGGTCACTGATGACCTGGAAATGGGTGCGATTGCGAAGCAGTATGAAATTGAGGATGCCTCAGTTAAGGCATTTACCGCGGGCGAGGATATGTTGTTGATTTGCGCTACGCCCGAAACAATTCGACGTGGCTATCAGGGACTACTCAAAGCCGCCCGAGACGGCAAGATCAGCGAAAAGCGCATTCAGGCATCCTTGAAACGTATTTCGGCGACCAAGACACTGGCGCAGCCACCCCTCCCCCTCGATATGGACAAGTACAATCGTCTGTCAGACGAAATCCGGGAACTCAATGTGACGCTGGAATATCGCTATCCGGGAGAATCAAATGTCACGTAG
- a CDS encoding ABC transporter substrate-binding protein, translated as MSRRTQTTRRTLFALAFCLTATLVTSTTCRRRSDSFVIVLSDNIKTIDPIGSPTVDAASERVRVLMFNSLVKKNDQFDYVPELASNIQRSEDGLTFTFTLRDGVTFHDGRQFTSADAKYTVDTVLANQFAKSASFFEGAGANRTGYIKSVEAPDARTLVITLTKPWTGLLPNLVPIAVIPKDSYESQKTHPLGTGPFKFKSYDQSQQVVDLEANTSYWDGPPQMATLRARVISDSNAMQAELQSGRVDIAPLPTSLSPDAIKALGSNPNLTVHQFTGSNVNLLTFNTSEAPLNNVKVRQAIAHAVDREGLIRDLLLGQGKIAHSILPESSWAYTPGQTYNFDPAMAKRLLDEAGLRDPDGDGPQMRISKPILFRISGSSAPARQYAGVIQNYLKNVGLPVSIEATEFNVMLEFIRRGQFQMQYGQWVGGNQDPIFYRDLFATSEIPTETRASRNRSRYSNAELDQILTEAANTYDHEKAKPLYARAQEIVSRDAPILPLWYQANMVIAKKTVGNINVNASGDWGFVKNLTVQR; from the coding sequence ATGTCACGTAGAACACAGACGACGCGACGCACACTGTTCGCGCTGGCATTTTGTCTGACGGCGACGTTAGTGACCTCGACTACGTGCCGGCGTCGCAGCGACAGCTTCGTGATCGTCCTGTCCGACAACATCAAGACCATCGATCCGATTGGCTCGCCCACCGTGGATGCGGCCAGCGAGCGCGTGCGGGTGCTGATGTTCAACTCACTCGTTAAGAAAAACGATCAGTTTGACTACGTTCCCGAGCTGGCGTCGAACATTCAGCGTTCCGAGGACGGCCTGACATTTACCTTCACGCTGCGCGACGGTGTGACATTCCATGACGGCCGGCAGTTCACTTCGGCTGATGCGAAATACACCGTCGATACTGTTTTGGCGAACCAGTTTGCGAAGTCGGCGAGTTTCTTCGAAGGCGCGGGCGCGAATCGGACGGGCTACATCAAGAGCGTTGAGGCACCTGATGCGCGCACGCTGGTAATCACGCTGACCAAACCATGGACTGGTCTGCTGCCGAATTTGGTTCCGATTGCCGTCATTCCAAAGGACAGCTACGAATCACAGAAGACCCATCCGCTCGGCACAGGTCCATTCAAGTTCAAGAGTTACGATCAATCGCAGCAGGTGGTCGATCTCGAAGCGAATACGAGCTACTGGGACGGCCCTCCGCAAATGGCCACCTTGCGCGCGCGCGTAATCAGCGACTCAAACGCGATGCAGGCCGAGCTGCAAAGCGGTCGCGTGGATATCGCGCCGCTGCCGACAAGTCTTTCGCCGGACGCGATCAAAGCGCTTGGCTCGAATCCGAACCTGACCGTACATCAATTCACCGGCTCGAATGTAAACCTGCTCACCTTCAACACGAGCGAAGCTCCACTTAATAACGTAAAGGTGCGACAGGCGATCGCTCATGCCGTCGATCGTGAAGGTCTGATACGTGATCTGCTATTGGGTCAGGGCAAGATCGCCCATTCCATTCTGCCCGAATCGTCATGGGCGTACACGCCCGGTCAGACTTACAACTTCGATCCCGCGATGGCGAAAAGGCTTCTGGACGAAGCAGGGTTGCGCGATCCGGATGGCGACGGCCCGCAAATGCGCATCAGCAAACCAATTCTCTTTCGTATTTCCGGCAGCAGCGCGCCGGCCAGGCAATACGCCGGAGTCATTCAAAATTATCTAAAGAACGTCGGCTTGCCCGTTTCGATCGAGGCAACAGAATTCAATGTGATGCTCGAGTTCATTCGCCGGGGCCAGTTTCAGATGCAATATGGCCAATGGGTGGGCGGCAATCAGGATCCGATCTTCTATCGCGATCTGTTTGCGACGTCAGAGATTCCCACGGAAACGCGGGCGTCGCGTAATCGCAGCCGCTACAGTAATGCGGAACTCGATCAGATTCTGACTGAAGCCGCGAACACATACGACCATGAAAAAGCGAAACCACTGTACGCGCGGGCGCAGGAGATTGTGAGCCGCGACGCGCCCATTCTTCCGCTTTGGTATCAGGCGAACATGGTGATCGCGAAAAAGACCGTGGGCAACATTAACGTCAACGCGAGCGGCGATTGGGGATTCGTGAAGAATCTAACAGTTCAACGTTAA
- a CDS encoding PilZ domain-containing protein, with the protein MAETEVCAIRAHSNSMDYSELRSHPRVTVDFFADWGRSAECEYYDKITSLSVSGCFLATKRELSRGDEIHLRLRGETTGAINVKGAIRYQLRVMEGAPPTGAGVEFVGVSSEMQSKLQMMMDAYQQA; encoded by the coding sequence GTGGCAGAGACTGAAGTCTGTGCCATACGGGCGCACTCAAATAGCATGGACTACAGCGAGCTACGCAGTCATCCACGGGTCACCGTCGACTTCTTTGCCGACTGGGGCCGGAGCGCCGAGTGCGAGTATTACGACAAAATAACCAGCCTGAGCGTGAGTGGATGCTTCCTCGCCACGAAGCGCGAATTGAGTCGCGGTGATGAAATCCATTTGCGGCTGCGCGGAGAGACGACCGGCGCGATTAACGTCAAAGGCGCCATTCGATATCAGTTGCGAGTCATGGAAGGCGCGCCCCCTACCGGCGCGGGCGTCGAGTTTGTAGGAGTCTCGAGCGAGATGCAGTCCAAGCTGCAGATGATGATGGACGCTTACCAGCAGGCTTAA
- a CDS encoding L-threonylcarbamoyladenylate synthase, which translates to MILPQNSENISLVVEIIARGGVIAFRTDTFYGLGADPFNASAVQKVKDLKGREGNKPILVLISDAEQLGRLIEERSATFDELAKQFWPGALTIIGKAARKLPSELTAGTNSVGVRLPDDEGVRSLVRACGGALTATSANLSGEPAARSLAEAAKYFGESVDLIVDGGTTKTDQPSSVVDAAGVEVKLVREGAIAWDKIQVALRGN; encoded by the coding sequence GTGATTCTTCCGCAGAACAGCGAAAACATATCGCTCGTCGTCGAGATAATTGCGCGCGGCGGCGTCATCGCGTTTCGCACCGATACCTTCTATGGCCTGGGCGCCGACCCTTTCAACGCTTCTGCAGTTCAGAAAGTTAAGGACTTAAAAGGAAGGGAAGGGAACAAGCCGATTCTCGTGCTCATCAGTGACGCGGAACAACTTGGCCGGTTAATTGAAGAACGTTCGGCAACGTTCGACGAGCTTGCGAAACAATTCTGGCCGGGTGCCCTGACAATCATCGGTAAAGCCGCCCGCAAATTGCCGAGCGAACTGACGGCAGGCACTAATTCTGTCGGCGTGCGTTTGCCGGATGATGAAGGAGTCCGCTCACTTGTGCGGGCCTGCGGCGGCGCACTAACCGCGACCAGTGCTAACCTTTCCGGCGAGCCGGCCGCGCGATCTTTAGCAGAAGCGGCGAAGTACTTTGGCGAGAGTGTGGACTTAATTGTGGACGGTGGCACTACGAAAACGGATCAGCCGTCTTCTGTGGTTGATGCCGCCGGTGTTGAAGTTAAGCTGGTTCGCGAAGGCGCAATCGCGTGGGACAAAATTCAAGTAGCGTTACGGGGAAACTAG
- a CDS encoding O-methyltransferase, with protein sequence MKAKLDAILQREQAEYLDGILPASDDLLAEMERYAAEHRVPIADREVALFLELTARAINAKRALECGMAIGYSVIHLLRGMGGDGRVVTIDPSDEMITAAKGYFTRAGIGEQVQIEIGYALDVIPQLNETFDLVFIDAVKEEYRGYLDLSLPKLRTGGVVICDNLLWGGRVAGHNELNDYKTSTEALREFNPYFVNHPQLRAVVLPVGDGLGYGVKIK encoded by the coding sequence TTGAAAGCTAAACTCGACGCTATTCTGCAACGTGAGCAGGCGGAATATCTCGACGGCATCCTGCCGGCGAGCGATGATCTGCTTGCTGAGATGGAGCGTTATGCCGCGGAGCATCGCGTGCCGATTGCTGATCGCGAAGTGGCTTTGTTTCTCGAACTCACTGCCCGCGCCATCAATGCAAAACGAGCACTCGAATGTGGGATGGCGATTGGCTATTCCGTCATCCATCTTTTACGCGGCATGGGCGGCGACGGGCGCGTTGTCACGATCGACCCGAGCGATGAAATGATCACGGCCGCGAAAGGCTATTTCACCCGTGCAGGTATTGGCGAGCAAGTGCAGATCGAAATCGGGTACGCTCTCGACGTCATTCCGCAACTTAACGAGACATTCGATCTCGTGTTCATCGACGCGGTGAAAGAAGAGTATCGAGGCTATCTCGATCTCAGCCTCCCCAAGCTGCGCACGGGCGGTGTTGTCATCTGCGACAACTTGCTTTGGGGCGGACGCGTCGCGGGCCACAACGAACTAAACGATTATAAAACTTCTACCGAGGCTCTGCGCGAATTCAATCCATACTTCGTCAATCATCCTCAGTTACGCGCAGTGGTCTTGCCGGTTGGAGACGGGCTCGGCTATGGCGTGAAGATCAAATAA
- a CDS encoding sigma-54 dependent transcriptional regulator codes for MSMNNLRLLIVDDEEAARYGMRRALQTAGCDIAEAESAESAHALMRTSKFDLLLLDVNLPGLSGLDFLRQIHSDAEAAKAEAPHVIIITAHGSERLAVEAVKSGAYDYLSKPFEVDDLRLVVKNAFENIQLRRENQSLRRRIEIESSQRGALLGNSEAMQRVRGMIEKVADTDATVLVRGESGTGKELVARELHDRSSTRSGGAFVAVNCAALPSELIESELFGHEKGAFTGAATRRKGKFEQANGGTLFLDEIGDMSANVQAKLLRALEERRIERLGGDESIPVDVRIVSATHRALEEEIEKGNFRADLFYRLRVVTIDIAPLRERREDIALLAAAFARDAAERHGLPERPIGRDALKKLVEYDWPGNVRELRNAIERAAIMSDGDEVNAIETGITAKAAQSNDASLNGGLVVPYTSDFRDDRREFERRYIARCLEESGGNVTRAASVLGMHRQSLQHKLRELGLGRRYVAVGEGPQEKNDN; via the coding sequence ATGAGTATGAATAATTTGCGTTTGTTGATTGTTGACGACGAAGAAGCCGCGCGCTATGGCATGCGCCGCGCACTGCAGACGGCTGGCTGCGACATTGCCGAAGCTGAGAGCGCTGAGTCAGCGCACGCTTTGATGCGGACGTCGAAATTCGATTTGTTGCTGCTGGATGTGAATCTGCCGGGATTGAGCGGCCTGGATTTCTTAAGACAGATTCACAGCGACGCCGAAGCTGCGAAAGCTGAAGCGCCACACGTGATCATCATCACGGCCCACGGCTCCGAACGGCTGGCGGTTGAAGCCGTGAAGAGCGGCGCGTACGACTATCTCTCAAAGCCATTCGAGGTGGACGATCTGCGCCTCGTCGTCAAGAACGCTTTCGAGAATATTCAGCTCCGTCGCGAGAACCAGTCGCTGCGTCGGCGAATTGAAATCGAGAGTTCGCAACGCGGTGCTTTGCTGGGTAACTCAGAAGCGATGCAGCGCGTGCGTGGGATGATCGAGAAGGTCGCCGACACGGACGCAACGGTGCTCGTTCGAGGCGAATCGGGGACCGGCAAGGAACTGGTTGCGCGCGAGTTGCACGACCGGAGCAGCACGCGCAGCGGCGGAGCATTCGTGGCGGTGAACTGCGCGGCCCTGCCGTCGGAACTGATTGAATCTGAGCTTTTTGGCCACGAAAAGGGCGCTTTTACGGGCGCTGCCACGCGTCGCAAGGGCAAATTCGAGCAGGCTAACGGCGGCACGTTGTTCCTGGACGAAATCGGCGACATGAGCGCCAATGTGCAGGCGAAGCTTCTGCGCGCGCTGGAAGAAAGACGCATTGAACGGCTCGGCGGCGATGAATCCATTCCGGTCGACGTGCGGATTGTGAGCGCGACGCATCGAGCTTTGGAAGAAGAGATCGAAAAGGGAAACTTCCGCGCCGATCTCTTCTATCGTTTGCGCGTGGTGACGATCGACATCGCTCCACTGCGCGAGCGGCGTGAAGATATTGCCTTGCTGGCGGCGGCTTTCGCCCGCGACGCGGCCGAACGTCACGGTTTGCCGGAGCGACCAATTGGGCGTGACGCTTTGAAAAAATTGGTGGAGTACGATTGGCCCGGCAACGTGCGCGAGTTGCGCAACGCGATTGAGCGCGCCGCAATCATGTCTGATGGCGATGAAGTAAACGCGATCGAGACGGGAATCACCGCCAAAGCAGCGCAATCAAATGATGCTTCGTTGAACGGCGGACTGGTCGTTCCTTACACATCAGATTTTCGTGATGATCGACGGGAGTTCGAGCGCCGTTACATTGCCAGGTGTTTAGAAGAGTCAGGTGGCAACGTCACCCGCGCCGCCTCCGTTTTGGGCATGCATCGCCAGTCTCTGCAGCATAAGTTAAGAGAGCTGGGACTGGGACGACGCTATGTCGCAGTGGGTGAAGGCCCGCAGGAAAAGAACGACAATTGA